The following coding sequences are from one Rathayibacter sp. VKM Ac-2760 window:
- a CDS encoding DivIVA domain-containing protein, producing MASDEAEFTQVFRGYDRDEVDKAIQGLRRELIHANTQAAESGRESKRLASRIDGLEKELQQVGAPTYAGLGAKLEHTLRVAEEQSERIIAQAENDASALRRSTRDDRDGLLQGARDEAERLVTEARRRADRTREESEAQAAATLGKAADDRDVMTQDAVREAAAIRGTVATEAAETRATAKREAAAIRSEAGREAAEMRAVAAREVEVARAEAARLAQSNELLRAEVASEVDRLRAAVTAEVAEARAAVEAEVLAARADLEAEVLSGRADLAAELAGGRADGARELADLRTALARDRAEAVAVLDAELAALRSAASDEAAALSREVEQARIDLVVELAARREEADRDYLLRHQEAVAQTQRYLDESNLQLADAIRRANDKRLEADALRSDALDDVTKLRREAQDESDALLDDARDRARDMIADAERRTRELQNTAESRLDEIRTERDAIAGYVKGLRGLIGHIDGLSDDDENDDGDDDGDSSKS from the coding sequence GCGACGAGGCCGAATTCACCCAGGTGTTCCGTGGTTACGACCGGGACGAGGTCGACAAGGCCATCCAGGGTCTGCGGCGCGAGCTCATCCACGCCAACACCCAGGCGGCCGAGAGCGGGCGCGAGTCCAAGCGCCTCGCCTCCCGCATCGACGGGCTCGAGAAGGAGCTGCAGCAGGTCGGCGCCCCCACCTACGCCGGCCTGGGCGCGAAGCTCGAGCACACCCTCCGCGTGGCGGAGGAGCAGTCGGAGCGCATCATCGCCCAGGCCGAGAACGACGCCTCCGCACTGCGCCGCTCCACCCGCGACGACCGCGACGGCCTGCTGCAGGGCGCACGGGACGAGGCCGAGCGCCTCGTCACCGAGGCCCGCCGCCGCGCGGACCGCACCCGAGAGGAGTCCGAGGCGCAGGCCGCCGCGACCCTGGGCAAGGCCGCCGACGACCGCGACGTGATGACGCAGGACGCGGTCCGCGAGGCCGCCGCCATCCGCGGCACCGTCGCGACGGAGGCCGCCGAGACCCGCGCGACCGCCAAGCGCGAGGCGGCGGCGATCCGCTCCGAAGCCGGCCGCGAGGCCGCCGAGATGCGCGCCGTCGCCGCCCGCGAGGTCGAGGTGGCCCGCGCCGAGGCCGCCCGCCTGGCCCAGAGCAACGAGCTGCTGCGTGCCGAGGTCGCCTCCGAGGTCGATCGCCTGCGCGCCGCCGTGACCGCCGAGGTCGCCGAGGCCCGCGCTGCCGTCGAGGCCGAGGTGCTCGCCGCCCGCGCCGACCTGGAGGCCGAGGTCCTCTCCGGCCGCGCCGACCTCGCCGCCGAGCTGGCCGGCGGCCGCGCCGACGGGGCCCGTGAGCTCGCCGACCTGCGCACCGCGCTCGCCCGGGACCGGGCCGAGGCCGTCGCCGTGCTCGACGCCGAGCTGGCGGCCCTGCGCTCCGCCGCGTCCGACGAGGCCGCCGCGCTCTCGCGCGAGGTCGAGCAGGCCCGGATCGACCTCGTCGTGGAGCTCGCCGCCCGCCGCGAGGAGGCGGACCGCGACTACCTGCTCCGCCACCAGGAGGCGGTCGCCCAGACCCAGCGCTACCTCGACGAGTCGAACCTGCAGCTCGCCGACGCGATCCGGCGCGCGAACGACAAGCGCCTCGAGGCCGACGCCCTGCGCAGCGACGCCCTCGACGACGTCACGAAGCTGCGCCGCGAGGCGCAGGACGAGTCGGACGCACTGCTCGACGACGCCCGCGACCGCGCGCGGGACATGATCGCCGACGCCGAGCGCCGCACGCGCGAGCTGCAGAACACGGCCGAGTCGCGCCTCGACGAGATCCGCACGGAGCGCGACGCGATCGCCGGCTACGTGAAGGGGCTCCGCGGCCTGATCGGCCACATCGACGGGCTGTCGGACGACGACGAGAACGACGACGGCGACGACGACGGCGACTCCTCGAAGAGCTGA
- a CDS encoding alpha/beta fold hydrolase — translation MTHEIRGGVVLPARREDVELRTADGLTLVGELALPLDREPVATLVTLHPLPTHGGFMDSHILRKAAGRLPALAGVAVLRFNTRGTTSPRGTSEGAFDGGTAERADVAAAMALVAERGLPHPWLVGWSFGTELALKWGREHPVEGAILLSPPLHRATAEEVAAWGEDGRPLVALIPEFDDYLRPEAAAERFASVPQLELVPVAGGKHLWVGEAQTRRVLDEIVRVVAPDSSPLPTEWAGELG, via the coding sequence ATGACGCACGAGATCCGCGGAGGCGTCGTCCTCCCCGCCCGCCGCGAGGACGTGGAGCTGCGCACCGCCGACGGGCTGACTCTCGTCGGCGAGCTGGCACTGCCGCTCGACCGCGAGCCGGTCGCGACGCTGGTCACCCTGCATCCGCTGCCCACGCACGGCGGCTTCATGGACTCGCACATCCTCCGCAAGGCCGCGGGGCGGCTGCCTGCCCTGGCCGGCGTGGCGGTGCTGCGCTTCAACACCCGCGGCACCACCTCGCCGCGCGGCACGAGCGAGGGCGCCTTCGACGGCGGAACGGCCGAGCGCGCCGACGTCGCCGCGGCGATGGCGCTGGTCGCCGAGCGCGGGCTGCCGCACCCCTGGCTGGTCGGCTGGTCCTTCGGCACCGAGCTGGCGCTCAAGTGGGGGAGGGAGCACCCGGTCGAGGGCGCGATCCTGCTGTCCCCGCCGCTGCACCGGGCGACGGCGGAGGAGGTCGCGGCCTGGGGCGAGGACGGGCGCCCGCTCGTGGCGCTGATCCCCGAGTTCGACGACTACCTGCGCCCGGAGGCGGCCGCCGAGCGCTTCGCCTCGGTCCCGCAGCTGGAGCTCGTGCCGGTCGCCGGCGGCAAGCACCTCTGGGTGGGCGAGGCGCAGACGCGCCGGGTGCTCGACGAGATCGTGCGGGTCGTCGCTCCGGACTCGTCGCCGCTGCCGACGGAGTGGGCGGGCGAGCTCGGCTGA
- a CDS encoding sodium:proton antiporter yields the protein MDYALLGVVGIITVVTVARFSSRLGVAAPLLLVVIGIGASYLPGVPEIEVEPELILAGVLPPLLYSAAIQVPLADFRRNLRSIFGLSVLLVVVTALVVGFFLYMLLPDLSLPAAIALGAVVSPTDAVAATSIGKKLGLPPRLVTVLEGESLVNDASALVLLRAATAATAVVGASVSSDAIDIGEVGVLFVYSVVMAVVLGLVMGVLTVFVRSKLRDPVLDTAVSFAVPFLAYIPAEELGASGVLAVVVTGIYTGHNSARFLSPQSRISERVNWRTAQFLLENGVFLLMGAEIKAIVGEVEPGGVGVDTAVYLGLATVLILIVLRTLFVWPLLLWLRGSGRRAERINRRLAVGVMRLRNSASSDERFRRRQQRAERLYQRRETDLAATTSEAFGWRGGVILSWSGMRGVVTLAAAQSLPDETPYRSQLILIAFTVAVVTLLLQGATLPALIRVTGIQGSDGDADRRELATLLDEVASTGIQALPGAVEDLPDGTVGERVLERVRRDTLTRSQVAWEQVERDADAPLGPHGQYLQLRRAVLTAEREALLEARGRGVYSSRILRRAQLMLDAEETRLEMDDSSH from the coding sequence GTGGATTACGCGCTGCTCGGGGTCGTCGGGATCATCACCGTCGTCACCGTCGCGCGGTTCTCCAGCAGGCTCGGCGTGGCCGCGCCGCTCCTGCTGGTCGTCATCGGCATCGGCGCGTCCTATCTGCCCGGCGTGCCCGAGATCGAGGTCGAGCCGGAGCTGATCCTGGCCGGGGTCCTGCCGCCGCTGCTCTACTCCGCGGCGATCCAGGTGCCGCTCGCCGACTTCCGGCGCAACCTGCGATCGATCTTCGGGCTGTCGGTCCTCCTGGTCGTCGTCACGGCGCTCGTGGTCGGCTTCTTCCTCTACATGCTGCTGCCGGACCTCAGCCTGCCGGCGGCCATCGCGCTCGGTGCGGTCGTCAGCCCCACCGACGCCGTCGCCGCGACCTCGATCGGCAAGAAGCTCGGCCTGCCACCGCGTCTGGTCACGGTGCTCGAGGGCGAGAGCCTGGTCAACGACGCGTCGGCGCTGGTGCTGCTGCGGGCTGCGACGGCGGCGACCGCGGTGGTCGGCGCTTCCGTCTCGAGTGACGCGATCGACATCGGCGAGGTCGGCGTGCTCTTCGTCTACTCGGTCGTGATGGCGGTCGTCCTCGGGCTGGTGATGGGGGTCCTCACCGTCTTCGTCCGCTCCAAGCTCCGCGACCCCGTGCTCGACACGGCGGTGTCCTTCGCCGTCCCCTTCCTCGCCTACATCCCGGCGGAGGAGCTGGGCGCGTCGGGCGTGCTGGCCGTCGTCGTCACCGGCATCTACACGGGGCACAACAGCGCGCGCTTCCTCAGCCCGCAGTCGCGGATCAGCGAGCGGGTCAACTGGCGGACGGCGCAGTTCCTGCTGGAGAACGGCGTCTTCCTGCTGATGGGCGCCGAGATCAAGGCGATCGTCGGCGAGGTGGAGCCGGGCGGGGTCGGTGTCGACACCGCCGTCTACCTCGGGCTGGCGACCGTGCTCATCCTGATCGTGCTGCGCACCCTCTTCGTCTGGCCGCTCCTGCTCTGGCTGCGCGGCTCCGGACGGCGGGCGGAGCGGATCAACCGGCGGCTCGCGGTCGGCGTGATGCGGCTGCGCAACAGCGCGAGCAGCGACGAGCGGTTCCGCCGTCGGCAGCAGCGGGCCGAGCGGCTCTACCAGCGTCGCGAGACCGACCTGGCGGCGACGACGAGCGAGGCCTTCGGCTGGCGCGGCGGCGTGATCCTGTCTTGGTCCGGCATGCGCGGCGTGGTCACGCTCGCGGCGGCGCAGTCGCTGCCGGACGAGACGCCGTACCGCTCGCAGCTCATCCTGATCGCCTTCACGGTCGCCGTGGTGACGCTCCTGCTGCAGGGAGCGACGCTGCCCGCGCTGATCCGCGTCACGGGCATCCAGGGGAGCGACGGCGACGCCGACCGACGCGAGCTGGCCACTCTGCTCGACGAGGTCGCCTCGACCGGGATCCAGGCGCTCCCCGGCGCGGTCGAGGATCTGCCGGACGGCACCGTCGGCGAGCGCGTGCTCGAGCGCGTCCGTCGTGACACCCTGACCCGCTCTCAGGTGGCGTGGGAGCAGGTGGAGCGCGACGCGGACGCTCCGCTCGGCCCGCACGGGCAGTACCTGCAGCTGCGCCGCGCGGTGCTGACCGCCGAGCGCGAGGCACTGCTGGAGGCGCGCGGCCGCGGGGTCTACTCCTCGCGGATCCTCCGGCGGGCCCAGCTCATGCTCGATGCAGAGGAGACGCGGCTGGAGATGGACGACTCCTCGCACTGA
- a CDS encoding lytic transglycosylase domain-containing protein, whose product MHQRTSVAQPPVSRSSVETSKRPAARRSRTRLPLAFLAFAASIGFVAVSAVDPSSGAVASPFYQAPVRFNGDPAQRLVVADAAAERVVQRDTFDAQAKPTPTPTPTPTPTKTKQAVVEEEESTEAAAPVARAAAPDPGSAKAIAYDQIVQRGWADSEYDCLVLLWNRESGWNVYAENKSSGAYGIPQALPGNKMATVAGDWQTNASTQITWGLTYITGRYGSPCGAWGHSQSVGWY is encoded by the coding sequence ATGCATCAGAGAACGTCCGTCGCGCAGCCACCCGTCTCCCGATCCTCGGTCGAGACCTCGAAGCGCCCGGCGGCCCGCCGCTCCCGGACGCGGCTGCCGCTGGCGTTCCTGGCCTTCGCCGCCTCCATCGGCTTCGTCGCCGTGAGCGCCGTCGATCCCTCCAGCGGAGCGGTCGCCTCGCCGTTCTACCAGGCGCCCGTGCGGTTCAACGGCGACCCGGCTCAGCGCCTCGTGGTCGCCGACGCCGCCGCTGAGCGCGTCGTGCAGCGCGACACGTTCGACGCTCAGGCGAAGCCGACCCCCACCCCGACTCCGACGCCGACCCCCACCAAGACGAAGCAGGCCGTCGTCGAGGAGGAGGAGTCGACCGAGGCGGCGGCGCCCGTCGCCCGGGCCGCCGCTCCGGATCCCGGCTCCGCGAAGGCCATCGCCTACGACCAGATCGTGCAGCGCGGCTGGGCCGACAGCGAGTACGACTGCCTCGTCCTGCTCTGGAACCGCGAGTCCGGCTGGAACGTCTACGCCGAGAACAAGTCGAGCGGCGCCTACGGCATCCCGCAGGCGCTCCCCGGCAACAAGATGGCCACGGTCGCCGGTGACTGGCAGACCAACGCGAGCACGCAGATCACCTGGGGACTCACCTACATCACCGGTCGCTACGGCTCGCCCTGCGGTGCCTGGGGGCACTCGCAGAGCGTCGGCTGGTACTGA
- a CDS encoding DivIVA domain-containing protein — MDAPFPRARESRPGYDTDEVDSFLASAREAYGQLSGGPADLRAADLRHTAFSLKKGGYSAPHVDAALERLEDAFAVRERQYAIAAQGEAAWLQTARETAQEIVNRLARPARERFARAGVLTTGYNIRQVDAFSDRISGYFRDGSVLTVDDVRTVSFAPQRGGYSEPQVDLVLDAVVDVMLAVR; from the coding sequence ATGGACGCTCCCTTCCCCCGCGCGCGCGAGTCCCGGCCCGGTTACGACACCGACGAGGTCGACTCGTTCCTCGCCTCGGCCCGGGAGGCCTACGGCCAGCTCTCCGGCGGCCCGGCGGACCTGCGGGCGGCGGATCTGCGGCACACCGCCTTCTCGCTGAAGAAGGGCGGCTACTCCGCGCCGCACGTCGACGCCGCGCTGGAGCGACTGGAGGACGCCTTCGCGGTGCGCGAGCGCCAGTACGCGATCGCCGCGCAGGGCGAGGCGGCCTGGCTGCAGACGGCGCGCGAGACGGCGCAGGAGATCGTGAACCGGCTCGCCAGGCCCGCTCGCGAGCGCTTCGCCCGCGCCGGCGTGCTGACCACCGGCTACAACATCCGCCAGGTCGACGCCTTCTCCGACCGGATCTCCGGCTACTTCCGCGACGGCTCCGTGCTCACCGTCGACGACGTGCGGACGGTGTCGTTCGCCCCGCAGCGCGGCGGCTACTCCGAGCCGCAGGTCGACCTGGTGCTCGACGCCGTCGTCGACGTGATGCTGGCGGTGCGCTGA
- a CDS encoding phosphatidate cytidylyltransferase, translated as MNPVEPEGDDDAPAPHVPGARGSRMVTRDALRARAQQGRADVERQLEATRAQLEATNERLTARSGRNLVSATAIGLIGGGAMVVSLLVIKELFMVLAGALVLLAALELSNALRQAGRDIPRIPTGIVAVVAVPAAYYGGMSAAWFAVLGGSALVGLWRLGEQLFQRTRSSGRDLLLDVGLGAFVQIYVTFLGAFAIRLVAEEGGQLWALSFLILVIVVDTGAYASGLTWGKHPMAPRISPKKTWEGFAGAAAAGVGVGILLAVLLLGQPWWVGAVFGAVILLTATLGDLAESLIKRDIGIKDMSSWLPGHGGFLDRLDSILPSAAAAYVLYFVFAH; from the coding sequence GTGAATCCCGTGGAACCCGAGGGCGACGACGACGCTCCGGCGCCGCACGTCCCGGGCGCCCGGGGTTCGCGCATGGTCACCCGTGACGCTCTGCGCGCACGGGCCCAGCAGGGTCGCGCCGACGTCGAGCGCCAGCTGGAGGCCACCCGCGCCCAGCTCGAGGCGACCAACGAGCGGCTGACCGCCCGCTCCGGCCGCAACCTCGTCTCCGCCACGGCCATCGGCCTGATCGGCGGCGGCGCCATGGTCGTCAGCCTGCTCGTCATCAAAGAGCTCTTCATGGTGCTCGCCGGCGCCCTGGTGCTCCTGGCGGCGCTCGAGCTCTCGAACGCGTTGCGGCAGGCCGGTCGCGACATCCCGCGCATCCCCACCGGGATCGTGGCGGTCGTCGCGGTGCCCGCCGCGTACTACGGCGGGATGTCCGCGGCGTGGTTCGCGGTCCTCGGCGGCTCGGCGCTGGTGGGGCTCTGGCGGCTCGGCGAGCAGCTGTTCCAGCGCACGCGCTCGAGCGGCCGCGACCTGCTGCTCGACGTCGGCCTCGGCGCCTTCGTGCAGATCTACGTCACCTTCCTCGGCGCCTTCGCGATCCGCCTCGTCGCGGAGGAGGGCGGTCAGCTCTGGGCGCTGTCCTTCCTCATCCTCGTGATCGTCGTCGACACGGGCGCCTACGCGAGCGGACTGACCTGGGGCAAGCACCCGATGGCACCGCGGATCAGCCCGAAGAAGACCTGGGAGGGCTTCGCGGGCGCCGCGGCCGCCGGTGTCGGCGTCGGCATCCTCCTCGCCGTCCTGCTGCTCGGCCAGCCCTGGTGGGTCGGCGCGGTCTTCGGCGCGGTGATCCTGCTCACCGCGACGCTGGGCGACCTCGCCGAGTCGCTGATCAAGCGCGACATCGGCATCAAGGACATGAGCTCGTGGCTGCCCGGCCACGGCGGCTTCCTCGACCGGCTCGACTCGATCCTGCCGTCGGCCGCCGCCGCGTACGTGCTCTACTTCGTCTTCGCGCACTGA
- the frr gene encoding ribosome recycling factor yields the protein MISDVLADATVKMDKAVGVAKEDFSTVRTGRANPGMFQKVLVSYYGTPTPLSQLASLQNLEARTLLVTPYDKGSLRDIEQAIRDMPNLGANPTNDGSVIRINLPELTAERRKEFVKIVRTKAEDAKIAVRNIRRSAKSDLDALKGDIGDDELARGEKELESLTKQHVDAIDEALKRKESELLEV from the coding sequence GTGATCTCGGATGTACTGGCCGACGCGACCGTCAAGATGGACAAGGCCGTCGGAGTCGCCAAGGAGGACTTCTCCACGGTGCGCACCGGCCGGGCGAACCCCGGCATGTTCCAGAAGGTCCTCGTGAGCTACTACGGCACGCCGACGCCGCTGTCGCAGCTCGCCTCGCTGCAGAACCTCGAGGCGCGCACGCTGCTCGTCACCCCCTACGACAAGGGCTCGCTGCGCGACATCGAGCAGGCCATCCGGGACATGCCGAACCTCGGTGCGAACCCGACCAACGACGGCTCCGTCATCCGGATCAACCTCCCCGAGCTCACGGCTGAGCGCCGCAAGGAGTTCGTGAAGATCGTGCGCACCAAGGCCGAGGACGCGAAGATCGCCGTCCGCAACATCCGCCGCAGCGCCAAGAGCGACCTCGACGCGCTGAAGGGCGACATCGGCGACGACGAGCTCGCCCGCGGCGAGAAGGAGCTCGAGTCCCTCACCAAGCAGCACGTGGACGCCATCGACGAGGCGCTCAAGCGCAAGGAATCCGAACTGCTCGAGGTCTAG